A part of Pradoshia eiseniae genomic DNA contains:
- a CDS encoding NupC/NupG family nucleoside CNT transporter encodes MSIIIALIGICLLLGTAYLMSNDKKNINIKAVGIMLAFQAVLTALLLGTSGGLKVIDTIASAFNTLLGYASEGIDFVIGGWIPEGGSPFFVNVLMPVVFTSALLSLLTHMKVLPYLIKIIGGFISKLTGLPQIESFNAVNSMFFGQSEAVLAIKSAINNLDKNRLFVVSTSAMASVSAALIASYMAMLPAKYVLIAAVLNVFSALIVSSIIAPVKTTEEDREIVIEDMIHTKNVFDALGTGALDGGKVVLVVSAMLIGYLSMLALLNGIFDSLIGMDLTTIVGYIFSPIAFLMGIPADEILQAGSIMGTKMVSNEFVAILDFQPIMGQVSEKTLSILSTFLMSFANFSSIGIIAGAVQAINGAKAKEVSSFGLKMLLVATMASILSATLVGLFN; translated from the coding sequence GTGAGTATTATTATTGCTCTTATAGGCATTTGCCTTTTATTAGGAACTGCATATTTGATGTCAAACGACAAAAAGAACATCAACATCAAAGCAGTTGGCATCATGTTGGCTTTCCAAGCCGTATTAACTGCATTACTTCTAGGCACATCTGGCGGCTTAAAGGTAATCGATACTATCGCTTCAGCTTTTAACACACTTTTAGGCTATGCTTCTGAAGGCATTGACTTTGTTATTGGCGGTTGGATTCCCGAAGGCGGTTCTCCATTCTTCGTAAATGTCCTTATGCCAGTCGTCTTTACTTCTGCATTATTATCTTTATTAACGCACATGAAAGTGCTCCCTTACTTAATTAAGATTATTGGCGGCTTCATCTCAAAACTCACTGGTTTGCCGCAAATTGAAAGCTTTAACGCTGTTAACTCTATGTTCTTCGGTCAATCAGAGGCCGTTCTTGCCATTAAATCAGCAATCAATAACCTAGACAAAAATCGACTATTCGTTGTTTCAACATCTGCGATGGCCAGCGTATCTGCTGCCCTTATCGCTTCTTATATGGCGATGCTCCCTGCAAAATACGTTTTAATTGCAGCGGTTCTGAACGTGTTCAGCGCCTTGATTGTATCTTCCATTATCGCTCCTGTAAAAACAACAGAAGAAGACAGGGAAATCGTTATTGAAGATATGATTCATACGAAAAATGTCTTTGATGCCCTTGGTACTGGTGCTCTAGACGGCGGGAAAGTAGTCCTTGTCGTAAGTGCTATGCTTATTGGATACTTAAGTATGCTTGCCTTATTGAATGGTATTTTTGACAGCCTGATTGGCATGGATTTAACGACTATTGTCGGATACATCTTCTCCCCTATCGCATTCCTTATGGGGATTCCAGCAGATGAGATTCTGCAGGCTGGTTCCATTATGGGAACAAAGATGGTTTCAAACGAATTCGTTGCCATTCTTGACTTCCAGCCGATTATGGGTCAAGTTTCTGAGAAAACACTCAGCATTCTATCCACATTCTTGATGTCATTCGCTAACTTCAGCTCAATCGGAATTATTGCAGGTGCCGTTCAAGCTATCAACGGTGCAAAAGCAAAAGAAGTAAGCTCATTTGGACTAAAAATGCTATTGGTTGCTACGATGGCTTCCATCCTATCTGCAACTCTTGTAGGTTTATTTAACTAA
- a CDS encoding YpzI family protein, which translates to MGKDRQEKKLKASRRVESDRDQAINKKGATRLDTPDEARDDQ; encoded by the coding sequence ATGGGCAAAGACAGACAAGAGAAGAAATTGAAGGCTTCAAGACGTGTTGAATCTGATCGCGACCAGGCTATAAACAAAAAGGGAGCCACAAGACTCGATACCCCTGATGAAGCACGTGATGATCAATAA
- a CDS encoding putative ABC transporter permease, which translates to MINKLFHAFSFIIIGGSLYMAIEWLWRGYSHWSMGIVGGICFVLIGSMHVLKLPLLGQAIAGSLIVTLLELISGLILNVWLQWGIWDYSHLPFNLFGQICLLYALFWLPLSLAAIPLYHELRHLLFRLEKPKYRII; encoded by the coding sequence ATGATCAATAAGCTATTTCATGCCTTCTCATTCATTATTATTGGCGGCAGTCTTTATATGGCCATCGAATGGCTCTGGCGCGGATACTCTCATTGGTCAATGGGAATAGTGGGCGGAATTTGCTTCGTCCTTATCGGCAGCATGCATGTATTAAAACTGCCCCTCCTCGGACAAGCGATTGCAGGCAGCCTAATCGTGACCTTATTGGAGCTGATTTCCGGCCTCATTTTGAATGTATGGCTGCAATGGGGGATTTGGGATTACAGCCACCTTCCCTTTAATCTATTTGGGCAAATTTGCTTATTGTATGCTTTGTTTTGGCTGCCTCTATCACTTGCAGCTATCCCGCTCTATCATGAACTTCGCCATTTACTGTTCCGTCTAGAAAAACCTAAATATCGTATCATCTAA